From Paenibacillus physcomitrellae, the proteins below share one genomic window:
- the sigG gene encoding RNA polymerase sporulation sigma factor SigG, whose translation MARNKVEICGVDTAKLPVLTNAEMRELFVSLQQDHVRAAREKLVNGNLRLVLSVIQRFNNRGEFVDDLFQVGCIGLMKAIDNFDLSQNVKFSTYAVPMIIGEIRRYLRDNNPIRVSRSLRDIAYKALQMRDSLTNQNSREPTVLEISAALGLPKEDVVFALDSIQDPVSLFEPIYNDGGDPIYVMDQISDDRNKDVSWIEGIALREAMQRLGRREKMILSMRFFEGKTQMEVADEIGISQAQVSRLEKSAIVQMQKHVKS comes from the coding sequence ATGGCTCGAAACAAAGTCGAGATTTGCGGTGTGGATACCGCGAAACTGCCAGTGCTAACGAATGCGGAAATGCGTGAACTATTTGTGTCTTTGCAGCAGGACCACGTGCGAGCAGCAAGAGAAAAGTTGGTCAATGGAAATCTGCGGCTCGTGCTCAGCGTTATCCAGCGCTTTAACAACCGGGGCGAGTTCGTCGATGATTTGTTTCAAGTCGGATGTATCGGTCTCATGAAGGCAATAGACAATTTCGATCTGTCCCAGAACGTCAAATTCTCAACTTATGCTGTGCCGATGATCATCGGTGAAATTCGCAGGTATCTGCGGGACAACAATCCGATCCGGGTATCCCGTTCACTGCGGGACATTGCTTACAAGGCGCTGCAAATGCGTGACAGCCTGACGAATCAGAATTCAAGAGAACCAACTGTGCTTGAAATTTCGGCAGCGCTTGGTCTTCCCAAGGAAGACGTTGTTTTTGCACTTGATTCCATTCAGGACCCTGTCTCATTGTTTGAACCGATTTATAATGATGGCGGGGATCCGATTTATGTCATGGACCAAATCAGTGATGACCGGAACAAGGACGTTTCCTGGATTGAAGGCATTGCGCTCCGCGAAGCGATGCAGAGATTGGGCAGACGGGAGAAAATGATTTTGTCTATGCGTTTCTTTGAAGGCAAAACACAGATGGAGGTCGCCGATGAAATCGGCATTTCCCAGGCCCAGGTTTCCCGCTTAGAGAAATCCGCTATTGTACAAATGCAGAAACATGTGAAGTCATAA
- the sigE gene encoding RNA polymerase sporulation sigma factor SigE produces the protein MGVKLKLRLQLQYYRFLFMFGLKSEEIYYIGGSEALPPPLTREEEEYLLQKLSSGDTAIRAMLIERNLRLVVYIARKFENTGINIEDLVSIGAIGLIKAVNTFDPEKKIKLATYASRCIENEILMYLRRNNKIRTEVSFDEPLNIDWDGNELLLSDVLGTENDTIYRNIEEQVDRKLLHKALDKLSDRERMIMELRFGLQGGEEKTQKDVADLLGISQSYISRLEKRIIKRLRKEFNKMV, from the coding sequence ATGGGTGTAAAATTAAAGCTGCGCCTGCAGCTTCAGTATTATCGGTTTCTGTTTATGTTCGGGCTCAAAAGCGAAGAGATCTATTATATTGGGGGCAGTGAGGCGCTTCCGCCTCCTTTGACCCGTGAAGAAGAAGAATATTTACTGCAGAAATTGTCTTCCGGGGATACGGCTATCCGGGCGATGCTGATTGAACGTAATCTGCGGCTTGTCGTTTATATTGCCAGAAAGTTTGAGAATACAGGCATTAATATCGAGGATCTGGTTTCGATCGGGGCGATCGGTCTGATCAAAGCGGTTAACACCTTCGACCCGGAGAAAAAGATCAAGCTCGCTACATACGCTTCGCGTTGTATTGAGAATGAAATTTTGATGTATCTGCGCCGTAATAACAAAATCCGCACCGAGGTCTCCTTTGACGAACCGCTGAACATTGACTGGGACGGCAATGAGCTGCTGCTGTCCGACGTGCTGGGTACGGAGAATGATACGATTTACCGGAACATCGAAGAGCAGGTGGACCGCAAGCTGCTGCACAAAGCGCTGGATAAGCTGTCCGACAGGGAGAGAATGATCATGGAGCTCCGGTTCGGCCTGCAGGGAGGGGAGGAGAAGACGCAGAAGGATGTGGCCGATCTGCTCGGTATTTCACAGTCCTACATCTCCCGCCTGGAGAAACGGATCATCAAGCGGCTGCGCAAGGAGTTTAACAAAATGGTTTAG
- the spoIIGA gene encoding sigma-E processing peptidase SpoIIGA encodes MVVYIDLIFLTNLLIDGALLLTTAWMRKQKPKIWRVSLSAVVGALYCLMMFLPQLSFMYTFLTKFLFSVVMLWLAFGFGSLQNYMRNLGAFYVVNFVAAGGILGIHYLLMSSSELWNGIMFTQSGGMSFRLKVGSIFSLVGFAVVLLGFKAVQNSRQRQERLAAYTGEVEVLIEGHSIHCQGLIDTGNQLTDPLTRMPVMVMEALLWQDVLPSGWKEKLAQGQADNLLLELGEMDVFPWRDRLRLVPYRGINKSSQFMLAMKPDEVRIRVGEQMHVSRRVLIGLDGGKLSAEGAYQAIIHPALVEPGTEQEGSQVSFAKELSTQTGLEAERKSS; translated from the coding sequence ATGGTAGTTTATATCGATTTGATTTTTTTGACCAATCTGCTTATCGATGGTGCGCTGCTGCTGACTACTGCCTGGATGCGCAAGCAGAAGCCGAAGATCTGGCGAGTCAGTTTATCGGCCGTCGTAGGGGCGCTTTACTGTTTGATGATGTTTTTACCTCAGCTGTCATTTATGTATACGTTCCTCACTAAATTTCTATTCTCTGTTGTGATGTTGTGGCTGGCTTTCGGATTTGGCAGCTTGCAGAATTATATGCGCAATCTGGGAGCCTTTTATGTGGTGAATTTCGTTGCCGCCGGCGGCATCCTGGGCATTCATTATTTGCTGATGAGCTCCAGTGAGCTGTGGAACGGAATCATGTTTACCCAATCGGGCGGGATGAGCTTCAGGCTTAAGGTAGGTTCCATCTTCTCGCTTGTCGGGTTTGCGGTCGTCCTCTTGGGCTTCAAAGCCGTTCAGAACAGTCGTCAAAGGCAGGAAAGATTGGCTGCCTACACCGGTGAAGTTGAGGTTTTGATTGAAGGCCATTCGATTCATTGTCAAGGTCTTATCGACACCGGCAACCAGCTGACGGATCCGCTGACCCGTATGCCGGTTATGGTGATGGAAGCACTGCTTTGGCAGGATGTGCTGCCTTCCGGCTGGAAAGAGAAGCTCGCCCAAGGTCAAGCGGACAACCTTCTGCTCGAGCTTGGGGAAATGGACGTGTTCCCGTGGAGAGATCGTCTGCGCCTCGTGCCTTACCGGGGGATCAACAAAAGCTCCCAATTTATGCTTGCTATGAAACCGGACGAAGTCCGGATTAGAGTCGGAGAACAAATGCATGTATCCCGCCGGGTGCTGATCGGTTTGGATGGAGGAAAGTTGTCAGCCGAAGGGGCATATCAGGCCATCATCCATCCTGCGCTCGTAGAGCCGGGCACAGAACAGGAAGGTTCACAAGTTTCTTTTGCTAAGGAATTGTCTACTCAGACAGGTCTTGAAGCAGAGCGGAAAAGCAGTTGA
- the ftsZ gene encoding cell division protein FtsZ, with amino-acid sequence MLEFDFEMESLAKIKVIGVGGGGSNAVNRMIENGVQGVEFITVNTDAQALHLAKSEHKLQIGDKLTRGLGAGANPDVGKKAAEESRELIANTLKGADMVFVTAGMGGGTGTGAAPVIAEIAKECGALTVGVVTRPFTFEGRKRSSQAELGIEGLKEKVDTLIVIPNDRLLEIVDKKTPMLEAFREADNVLRQAVQGISDLIAVPGLINLDFADVKTIMTERGSALMGIGLATGENRAAEAARKAIMSPLLETSIEGARGVIMNITGGSNLSLYEVNEAAEIVISASDPEVNMIFGAIIDEDLKEEIKVTVIATGFENKSNAAIPSRKPAAGVSEQVDNRNSSLRPFGNQATPDQLDIPTFLRNRRNNNE; translated from the coding sequence ATGTTGGAATTTGATTTCGAAATGGAAAGTTTAGCAAAAATTAAAGTGATTGGCGTGGGCGGAGGTGGCAGTAACGCGGTCAACCGGATGATTGAAAACGGCGTTCAAGGCGTCGAATTCATTACGGTGAACACGGATGCTCAGGCGCTGCATCTGGCTAAATCCGAACACAAGCTGCAAATCGGCGATAAGCTGACTCGCGGCCTTGGCGCGGGCGCTAATCCTGATGTCGGCAAGAAGGCTGCAGAGGAATCTCGCGAACTGATCGCGAATACGCTGAAAGGCGCGGACATGGTGTTTGTAACTGCAGGCATGGGCGGCGGAACCGGAACCGGTGCGGCTCCTGTCATCGCTGAGATTGCCAAAGAATGCGGAGCGCTCACTGTAGGCGTCGTGACTCGTCCGTTTACTTTTGAAGGCCGCAAACGTTCTTCTCAAGCCGAGCTGGGTATTGAAGGCTTGAAGGAGAAAGTCGATACCTTGATCGTAATCCCGAATGACCGCCTGCTGGAGATCGTGGACAAGAAAACTCCAATGCTGGAAGCGTTCCGTGAAGCGGATAACGTTCTTCGTCAAGCTGTGCAGGGGATTTCCGATCTGATCGCCGTACCGGGCTTGATCAACCTTGACTTTGCAGACGTCAAGACGATTATGACCGAACGCGGTTCTGCCCTGATGGGGATTGGTCTCGCTACAGGCGAGAACCGTGCAGCTGAAGCGGCACGCAAAGCGATCATGAGCCCGCTGCTCGAAACTTCTATCGAAGGCGCACGCGGCGTTATCATGAACATTACCGGCGGCTCCAACTTGTCGCTGTATGAAGTCAATGAAGCTGCGGAAATCGTAATCTCAGCATCCGATCCGGAAGTGAATATGATTTTTGGTGCCATCATCGACGAAGACCTGAAGGAAGAAATTAAAGTTACGGTCATTGCAACAGGCTTTGAGAATAAGTCTAACGCAGCTATTCCGTCACGCAAACCGGCAGCAGGTGTAAGTGAGCAGGTGGACAACCGGAATTCTTCGTTGCGTCCTTTCGGCAACCAAGCTACACCGGATCAGCTCGACATTCCTACCTTCCTTCGCAACCGCCGCAACAATAACGAATAA
- the ftsA gene encoding cell division protein FtsA, whose amino-acid sequence MSNNDIIVSLDIGTSKVRAIIGEVSNGTFNIIGVGSADSEGIRKGAIVDIDQTVQSIKNAIDHAERMVGIQISEVYVGISGNHIGLQTSHGVVAVSNEDREIGEEDIERVLKASEVIAVPPEREIIDVVAKQYVVDGLEEIQDPRGMIGVRLEVEATIITGSKTAIHNLLRCVEKAGLKIKDLVLLSLGAGQLALSKDEKTMGSVLVDIGAGATTIAVFENGTIAATSTLPIGGEFITNDIAYGLRTLTDQAEKVKLKYGCAWIEAAAPDVTFKVTRIGSNVDKEFTQEDLAAIAEPRVQEIFQLIRQEVKRLGYTELPGGYILTGGTVSMPGLLEVAQQELATSVRIAVPDYIGVRDPGFTSGVGILHNVIRGLRVRSTTAAASAPKKPANRSKPAPSPENPRKTGFVERIKNIFSEFI is encoded by the coding sequence TTGAGCAACAATGACATCATTGTTAGTTTGGACATCGGTACATCCAAAGTTCGGGCTATTATCGGGGAAGTAAGCAACGGAACCTTTAATATTATTGGAGTTGGATCTGCCGACTCGGAAGGCATTCGCAAGGGCGCGATTGTTGATATTGACCAAACTGTGCAGTCTATCAAAAATGCTATAGATCATGCAGAACGTATGGTGGGTATTCAAATATCCGAAGTTTATGTTGGCATTTCCGGGAATCATATCGGACTTCAGACGAGTCACGGAGTTGTGGCCGTTTCGAATGAGGATCGCGAAATCGGTGAAGAAGATATCGAACGCGTCCTGAAAGCATCCGAAGTGATTGCTGTTCCGCCGGAACGCGAAATTATCGATGTAGTGGCCAAGCAGTATGTAGTGGATGGCCTGGAGGAAATTCAGGACCCGAGAGGGATGATTGGGGTTCGCTTGGAAGTGGAAGCGACGATTATTACCGGATCCAAGACAGCAATACATAACCTTTTGCGTTGTGTAGAAAAAGCGGGGCTCAAAATTAAGGATTTGGTTCTTCTCTCCTTGGGTGCCGGCCAATTGGCTCTTTCCAAAGACGAGAAAACAATGGGGTCGGTTCTGGTTGATATCGGCGCAGGCGCTACCACCATTGCCGTTTTTGAAAACGGCACAATTGCCGCAACATCCACACTGCCGATCGGCGGCGAGTTTATTACCAACGATATCGCCTATGGCCTTAGAACGTTGACCGATCAAGCGGAGAAAGTGAAGCTTAAATACGGCTGTGCTTGGATTGAAGCTGCTGCTCCGGATGTAACCTTCAAAGTAACCCGGATCGGAAGCAATGTCGATAAGGAGTTTACCCAGGAGGATCTGGCAGCCATTGCGGAGCCGCGTGTTCAGGAGATTTTCCAGCTTATCCGCCAGGAAGTGAAACGTCTTGGTTATACCGAACTTCCGGGAGGTTATATCCTTACGGGGGGAACGGTATCCATGCCGGGACTTCTTGAGGTGGCGCAGCAGGAGCTGGCGACCTCGGTACGCATTGCGGTGCCTGATTACATCGGCGTAAGGGACCCGGGCTTCACAAGCGGCGTAGGGATTTTGCACAATGTGATTCGCGGCCTGCGGGTACGCAGCACGACAGCTGCAGCGAGTGCTCCCAAGAAGCCGGCGAATCGGAGCAAACCTGCCCCTTCCCCGGAGAATCCGCGCAAGACGGGATTTGTGGAACGAATCAAGAATATTTTCAGTGAATTTATATAG
- a CDS encoding cell division protein FtsQ/DivIB has protein sequence MPKSNIPVLKNPKPKKNTSRKVVLLLIILFIVLLSVLFFRSSLSKISEIDFRGSTYSTNEELLKQSGLQVGESFFGTSAGTIIKRISKIPSVQNVTVDKRFPGVVDITIKEYPSVAYELSNDGKLTAYLSNGSKVLVKQGTSLEKPMLTGWEKDQVNLLKLCSTLAKMPNDLTSDFSEILPSPTLSFADRIKLYTRSGFEVLTTVSLLPEKAEYLNDIIETQQPGLITMLEADTYVPFVDPSQDEEGENGTTHE, from the coding sequence ATGCCTAAATCCAATATTCCCGTTTTAAAGAATCCTAAACCGAAGAAGAACACGAGCAGGAAAGTAGTGCTGCTGCTGATCATCTTGTTTATTGTATTGCTCAGCGTTTTGTTTTTCCGCTCATCCCTGAGCAAAATCTCGGAAATCGACTTCCGAGGCAGTACCTATTCCACCAACGAGGAGCTGCTTAAACAAAGCGGACTCCAGGTCGGGGAAAGTTTCTTTGGGACAAGCGCAGGGACGATCATCAAACGAATTTCGAAGATCCCTTCGGTTCAAAACGTAACAGTGGACAAGCGGTTTCCCGGTGTTGTGGACATTACGATCAAAGAATATCCTTCGGTCGCATATGAACTATCCAATGACGGCAAGCTGACGGCTTATCTGTCGAACGGCAGCAAGGTGCTGGTCAAACAGGGAACTTCGCTGGAGAAACCGATGCTGACCGGCTGGGAGAAAGATCAGGTTAACCTGCTCAAGCTTTGCTCGACGCTCGCTAAAATGCCCAATGACCTGACTTCCGATTTCTCGGAGATTCTGCCGTCGCCGACGCTTTCCTTTGCGGATCGGATCAAGCTGTACACGCGTTCCGGTTTTGAGGTTTTGACAACCGTCTCTTTACTGCCTGAGAAGGCCGAATATTTGAACGATATTATCGAAACACAGCAGCCGGGTCTGATTACGATGCTGGAAGCCGATACTTATGTGCCTTTTGTGGATCCTTCCCAGGATGAAGAAGGGGAAAATGGCACTACTCACGAGTAG
- the murA gene encoding UDP-N-acetylglucosamine 1-carboxyvinyltransferase: MDKLVIEGGKPLSGTIRIHGAKNAALPIMAASLLADGTVRLRNVPRLLDIEVMLGILTRLGCEVVRNGDEVTIDSSKADSSHVPEDLMKLMRSSIFLMGPLLARFGEVFIYQPGGCAIGERKIDMHLSGLEALGAVIEESGGQIRCAAAKLKGTDIHLDFPSVGATENIMMAAVLAEGRTTLTNAAREPEIQDLQNFLNTMGASISGAGTDTITIQGVKKLVPCEYEIIPDRIVAGTALIAAAATRGSITLRNSNPSHLVSLLHVLRRAGIQIRAYDDIISVNGLTRPKAVDRIVTSPYPAFPTDLQSQIMVLLSLADATSIIKETVFEGRFKHVGELVRMGADITVDLHSAIIRGVPRLYGATVEATDLRAGAALVIAGLAAQGKTTVEQIHHIDRGYERIEEMFQSLGAVVYRETPLLKQLDPA; the protein is encoded by the coding sequence TTGGACAAATTGGTGATTGAAGGCGGGAAACCCCTCTCAGGAACCATTAGAATCCATGGAGCGAAGAACGCGGCTCTGCCGATTATGGCGGCCAGTTTGCTGGCCGATGGGACAGTACGTCTTCGCAATGTTCCGCGCCTGCTGGATATTGAGGTCATGTTGGGCATATTAACCCGTCTTGGATGTGAAGTCGTAAGAAACGGCGATGAAGTGACGATTGATTCTTCCAAAGCCGATTCATCCCATGTGCCTGAAGATTTGATGAAGCTGATGCGATCCTCCATCTTTCTGATGGGACCGCTGCTCGCCAGATTCGGAGAAGTGTTTATCTATCAGCCTGGAGGATGTGCAATCGGGGAACGCAAAATTGATATGCATCTAAGCGGTCTGGAAGCGCTTGGGGCCGTCATTGAGGAATCCGGCGGCCAAATTCGCTGTGCTGCAGCAAAGCTTAAAGGAACGGATATCCATCTGGATTTTCCAAGTGTCGGGGCAACCGAAAATATTATGATGGCCGCCGTGCTGGCAGAAGGAAGGACAACGCTGACCAATGCGGCACGTGAACCGGAGATTCAGGATTTGCAGAATTTCCTGAACACCATGGGCGCATCCATCAGCGGTGCCGGAACGGATACGATTACGATTCAGGGCGTGAAGAAGCTTGTTCCCTGCGAATACGAAATCATTCCTGACCGCATCGTAGCCGGAACTGCGCTGATCGCGGCAGCAGCCACGCGGGGCAGCATTACGCTCCGGAACAGCAACCCGTCGCATCTGGTGTCACTGCTGCATGTGCTGCGCCGGGCCGGTATCCAAATCAGGGCTTACGATGATATAATTAGTGTCAACGGATTGACGCGTCCCAAAGCGGTAGACCGTATCGTGACATCGCCTTATCCGGCTTTTCCTACGGATCTGCAATCTCAGATTATGGTACTGCTCTCTTTGGCGGACGCAACCAGCATCATCAAAGAAACCGTATTTGAAGGACGGTTTAAGCATGTGGGTGAACTGGTGCGGATGGGAGCCGATATTACGGTGGATCTGCATTCGGCGATTATCCGGGGTGTCCCTCGTCTATACGGCGCTACCGTTGAGGCCACGGATCTTAGGGCCGGTGCAGCGTTAGTGATAGCAGGTCTTGCTGCCCAAGGGAAAACGACGGTAGAACAGATTCATCATATCGACCGGGGATATGAACGTATTGAAGAGATGTTCCAATCGCTGGGCGCCGTGGTTTATCGTGAAACACCCCTGCTGAAGCAGCTCGACCCGGCTTGA
- the murB gene encoding UDP-N-acetylmuramate dehydrogenase, which yields MQQWISQLTEHETGAVLPDEPMSRHTTWKIGGPADVLVIPEHKGQLQTLIRFLHEQRVPWMLLGKGSNLLVSDKGIRGAVIKLGKSFEFAEFRGREVQAGGGTSFVSLSIMAGKRGLTGLEFASGIPGTVGGAVYMNAGAHGSDVSRVFKSAEIVLENGELVTCGAEGMGFQYRHSFLHGTKGAVVGAVFELEEGNAESIRASMAAFKERRRNTQPLQMPCAGSVFRNPPGDFAARLIESAGLKGTRVGGAEISGVHANFIVNTGQAKAEDVLTLMNQIRSTIASHYGVELVPEVFVVGER from the coding sequence TTGCAGCAATGGATCTCACAGTTAACCGAACATGAGACCGGTGCCGTCCTGCCGGACGAACCGATGTCCAGACATACTACTTGGAAGATCGGCGGACCAGCGGATGTTCTAGTAATCCCCGAGCATAAAGGCCAGCTTCAGACGTTGATCCGGTTCCTTCACGAGCAGCGCGTGCCCTGGATGCTGCTGGGCAAAGGCTCCAATCTGCTTGTCTCTGATAAAGGAATCCGCGGAGCTGTGATCAAGCTTGGCAAGTCTTTTGAATTTGCCGAGTTCCGGGGCAGGGAAGTGCAGGCCGGCGGAGGAACCTCGTTCGTCAGTCTAAGTATAATGGCCGGCAAACGAGGGCTTACGGGACTGGAATTTGCTTCGGGAATTCCTGGCACTGTCGGCGGCGCCGTTTATATGAACGCCGGAGCTCACGGGTCTGATGTGTCGCGAGTATTTAAGTCTGCTGAAATTGTACTGGAGAACGGTGAATTGGTAACCTGCGGGGCTGAGGGAATGGGCTTTCAATACCGGCATTCTTTCCTTCATGGCACGAAAGGGGCTGTAGTCGGGGCTGTATTCGAGCTGGAGGAAGGCAATGCGGAATCCATCAGAGCTTCCATGGCCGCCTTTAAGGAACGGCGCAGAAATACGCAGCCGCTTCAAATGCCGTGCGCCGGCAGTGTGTTCCGGAATCCCCCCGGCGATTTTGCCGCAAGGCTGATCGAATCGGCGGGTTTAAAAGGAACCCGGGTAGGCGGCGCCGAGATTTCCGGGGTTCATGCCAATTTTATCGTCAACACTGGGCAAGCGAAAGCGGAGGACGTTCTCACTCTCATGAATCAAATCAGGAGTACGATTGCAAGCCATTACGGAGTTGAACTCGTTCCTGAAGTATTTGTGGTGGGTGAGCGGTAA
- the murG gene encoding undecaprenyldiphospho-muramoylpentapeptide beta-N-acetylglucosaminyltransferase, producing the protein MRIVLTGGGTGGHIYPALAVAKQFSEEVPGTEFLYIGGTKGLESKLVPKENIRFEAIEITGFRRKLSLDNVKTVMRFIKGVRTSRRLLKEFKPDAVIGTGGYVCGPVVYAAAKLGIPTVIHEQNAVPGLTNKFLSKYVNTVAVSFEGTEQAFPAAKAVEYTGNPRATTVFKADKERGYASLGLPAGSDLVLVAGGSRGAKAINDAMIDMAPLTEKLPNVHFVYVTGESYYEATVKEIRKKAGRMPSRLHVLPYIHNMPEVLAATKVIAGRSGASFLAEVTSLGIPSILIPSPNVTNNHQEKNARNLEAAGAASVILETNLSGQTLFQEIQRLMKDEPAREAMADAARKLGKPDSAHVIVELLRGLAGSKG; encoded by the coding sequence ATGCGAATTGTGCTCACGGGCGGCGGCACGGGCGGTCACATTTATCCGGCGCTTGCCGTAGCGAAGCAATTCAGTGAAGAGGTTCCGGGAACGGAATTTTTGTATATCGGAGGAACCAAAGGGCTTGAAAGCAAGCTTGTTCCGAAGGAAAATATCCGGTTTGAAGCTATCGAAATTACGGGCTTCCGCCGCAAGCTTTCATTGGACAACGTTAAGACGGTTATGCGGTTTATTAAAGGGGTTCGCACATCAAGGCGGCTGCTTAAAGAATTTAAGCCGGATGCGGTGATCGGCACAGGGGGTTACGTGTGCGGTCCTGTTGTGTATGCCGCAGCAAAGCTGGGCATCCCGACGGTCATTCACGAGCAGAATGCGGTTCCAGGGCTGACCAACAAGTTTTTAAGCAAATATGTAAATACGGTGGCTGTAAGCTTTGAAGGAACAGAGCAGGCTTTTCCGGCGGCCAAAGCGGTAGAATACACGGGGAATCCCCGGGCGACGACTGTCTTTAAAGCCGATAAGGAGCGCGGATATGCTTCCCTAGGACTTCCGGCTGGCAGTGATCTGGTATTGGTAGCTGGAGGGAGCAGAGGCGCTAAAGCGATTAACGACGCCATGATTGACATGGCTCCCTTAACCGAGAAGCTGCCGAATGTCCATTTTGTATATGTAACAGGAGAAAGCTATTATGAGGCAACCGTAAAGGAAATTCGCAAAAAAGCGGGCAGGATGCCATCGAGGCTTCATGTACTGCCTTACATACACAACATGCCTGAGGTGCTGGCGGCTACGAAGGTGATCGCCGGCCGTTCCGGGGCTTCGTTCCTGGCTGAGGTAACGTCGCTCGGCATTCCTTCGATCCTGATTCCTTCGCCAAACGTAACGAACAATCATCAGGAGAAGAATGCTCGCAACCTGGAAGCCGCAGGAGCAGCTTCCGTCATTTTGGAAACAAATCTCTCCGGACAAACGTTATTTCAGGAGATCCAGCGGCTGATGAAGGATGAACCGGCCAGGGAAGCGATGGCTGATGCAGCCCGGAAGCTGGGCAAGCCGGATTCGGCTCATGTTATCGTGGAGCTTCTGCGCGGTTTGGCTGGAAGTAAAGGCTGA
- the spoVE gene encoding stage V sporulation protein E, which yields MSKLRRAPDIWLLICILSLLAIGMVMVYSAGSVLGFHDHGDSFYFLKRQLLFAFLGLIAMFFMMNFDYRRLRKYAKLGLLVCFGLLVIVLIPGIGAVRGGARSWLGISSFGIQPSEFMKLGMILFLSYWLSKDTYDISRFVKGLLPPLGVSGLAFGLIMLQPDLGTGTVMMGAAMLIIFTAGARFQHLAGLALLGVAGFVGLVLAAPYRLKRITAFLDPWSDPLGAGYQIIQSLYAIGPGGLAGLGLGMSRQKYSYVPEPQTDFIFSILSEELGFIGGTLVLLLFLILVWRGMRVAMTIDDKFGSFLAVGIVGMVAIQVIINIGVVIGLMPVTGITLPLISYGGSSLTLMLTALGILLNLSRHAR from the coding sequence ATGAGCAAGTTGCGCCGTGCGCCGGACATTTGGCTTCTAATCTGCATTTTGAGCCTGCTGGCGATTGGAATGGTCATGGTATACAGCGCAGGGTCCGTGCTGGGGTTTCATGATCACGGGGACTCTTTTTATTTCTTGAAGAGACAGCTCTTGTTTGCTTTCCTAGGTTTGATTGCTATGTTCTTTATGATGAACTTCGACTATCGGCGGCTGCGGAAATATGCCAAGCTGGGTCTGCTGGTCTGTTTCGGTCTGCTGGTCATCGTGCTGATCCCCGGCATCGGTGCGGTCCGCGGCGGTGCACGCAGCTGGCTTGGCATTAGTTCGTTCGGGATCCAGCCCTCGGAGTTTATGAAGCTGGGCATGATCTTGTTTCTGTCGTATTGGCTCAGCAAGGATACTTACGACATTAGCCGTTTCGTGAAAGGTTTGCTCCCTCCGCTCGGTGTCAGCGGACTGGCCTTTGGCCTGATCATGCTGCAGCCCGATTTGGGCACAGGCACGGTCATGATGGGGGCAGCTATGCTGATTATTTTTACGGCGGGCGCACGTTTCCAGCATTTGGCCGGACTAGCCCTGCTGGGGGTAGCTGGGTTTGTGGGCCTCGTTCTGGCGGCTCCTTACCGGTTGAAGCGGATTACCGCTTTCCTGGATCCATGGTCGGATCCGCTTGGCGCTGGTTATCAAATCATCCAGTCGCTTTATGCGATCGGACCTGGCGGACTGGCTGGGCTTGGACTTGGCATGAGCCGGCAGAAATACAGCTATGTTCCGGAGCCGCAGACGGACTTTATATTCTCAATCTTGTCGGAGGAACTGGGCTTTATAGGCGGTACGCTGGTGCTGCTCCTGTTTCTGATTCTCGTCTGGAGAGGCATGCGGGTAGCGATGACGATCGACGATAAATTCGGCAGCTTTCTGGCCGTCGGCATTGTGGGCATGGTAGCTATACAAGTAATTATTAATATCGGGGTAGTCATTGGGTTGATGCCGGTGACGGGGATTACGCTCCCGCTCATCAGCTACGGCGGTTCATCGCTGACGCTGATGCTGACGGCGCTGGGCATCCTGCTGAATCTATCCCGGCACGCGAGGTGA